Proteins co-encoded in one Halorussus vallis genomic window:
- a CDS encoding FAD-dependent oxidoreductase: protein MGETFVVVGGDAAGMSAASKAKRDDPDREVVVFEKGEWVSYGACGLPYYVKGDVAELADLVAVTPEEFREERDIDLRTRSEVVSIDTAARTVTVSTDEGTYEQAYDDLLVATGARAVVPPIDGVDADGAFTFHDMDTARAVRNYVAGGGPVGGDGPVEGDASPGRGSAAARETAADDGYGTEAGEYLRDERPESVAIIGGGYVGLEMAEAFDARGLDVTVFEMLPHVLAPFGEAVAEVVEDHLREQGVDLHLDAVVDEIATDEAGRVAGLRAAGESHDAELVLLATGVEPNAELAESADIETGETGAIVTDEYGRTSAEDVFAAGDCAEAHNAVTDAADWVPLALTANRAGRAVGRTVADDPTEVGDVVGTAAVKVFDLEVARTGVLDPEVAAEAGYDPVSKVITEESRADYYPGGKPITVEMVGDRETGRLLGASMVGEEGVAKRIDTVATALHAGMTVEAVQNLDLSYTPPFGPVWDSVLTAAKVLAGELE from the coding sequence ATGGGAGAGACGTTCGTCGTCGTCGGCGGCGACGCGGCCGGGATGAGCGCGGCGAGCAAGGCCAAGCGAGACGACCCCGACCGCGAGGTGGTCGTCTTCGAGAAGGGCGAGTGGGTGTCCTACGGCGCGTGCGGCCTGCCCTACTACGTCAAGGGCGACGTCGCGGAACTGGCGGACCTCGTCGCCGTCACGCCCGAGGAGTTCCGCGAAGAGCGCGACATCGACCTCCGGACCCGGAGCGAAGTCGTCTCCATCGACACCGCGGCGCGGACGGTGACCGTCAGCACCGACGAGGGAACCTACGAACAGGCGTACGACGACCTCCTCGTCGCGACCGGCGCGCGGGCGGTCGTCCCGCCCATCGACGGCGTCGACGCCGACGGCGCGTTCACGTTCCACGACATGGACACCGCCCGCGCCGTCCGCAACTACGTCGCGGGCGGCGGTCCGGTCGGGGGAGACGGTCCTGTCGAGGGAGACGCATCTCCGGGCCGCGGCAGTGCCGCGGCCCGGGAAACCGCCGCCGACGACGGCTACGGCACCGAGGCGGGCGAGTACCTCCGAGACGAGCGCCCCGAGTCGGTCGCCATCATCGGCGGCGGCTACGTCGGCCTGGAGATGGCCGAGGCGTTCGACGCCCGCGGCCTGGACGTGACCGTCTTCGAGATGCTGCCCCACGTCCTCGCGCCGTTCGGCGAGGCCGTGGCGGAGGTGGTCGAGGACCATCTCCGCGAGCAGGGCGTCGACCTCCACCTCGACGCGGTGGTCGACGAGATCGCGACCGACGAGGCGGGTCGCGTCGCGGGCCTCCGTGCGGCGGGCGAGTCCCACGACGCCGAACTGGTGTTGCTCGCGACGGGGGTCGAACCGAACGCCGAACTCGCCGAATCGGCGGACATCGAGACGGGCGAAACCGGCGCCATCGTAACCGATGAATACGGCCGGACGAGCGCCGAGGACGTCTTCGCGGCGGGCGACTGCGCGGAGGCCCACAACGCGGTCACCGACGCGGCCGACTGGGTGCCGCTGGCGCTCACCGCGAACCGCGCCGGGCGCGCCGTCGGCCGGACCGTCGCGGACGACCCCACCGAGGTCGGCGACGTCGTCGGCACGGCGGCGGTGAAGGTGTTCGACCTCGAAGTCGCCCGGACGGGCGTCCTCGACCCCGAGGTTGCGGCGGAGGCCGGCTACGACCCCGTCTCGAAGGTAATCACCGAGGAGTCGCGCGCCGACTACTACCCCGGCGGCAAGCCCATCACCGTCGAGATGGTCGGCGACCGCGAGACGGGTCGCCTGCTCGGCGCGAGCATGGTCGGCGAGGAGGGCGTCGCCAAGCGCATCGACACCGTCGCGACCGCCCTCCACGCAGGGATGACCGTCGAAGCGGTCCAGAACCTCGACCTCTCGTACACGCCGCCGTTCGGTCCGGTGTGGGACTCGGTGCTCACCGCCGCGAAGGTGCTCGCCGGGGAACTGGAGTGA
- a CDS encoding MEDS domain-containing protein, which yields MSQGTDPEERSDASRVQSGIEGLRWSPALRGPVEPPQHHDHDDEVANDHLASIYTDRREQFAAAVPFIEQGLERGERCLYVADENSEEAVLAAMRNRGVDVDAAIDSGQLSIHTKADTYLRTGDFDRGAMVEFWEDTLRRAKDEEGYAGVRAAAEMTWALDGDASLDELTEYEAILNTVYSGEDYAVLCQYNRERFPPEVVRDVVRTHPHLIADSTVYHNVYYTPPEEYFGPDDAAREVDRMMGTLRERTEVKTELKERQRYLRKQNEITASPDRTFEEKLQALFELGCERFDLELGAMATVDPETDRFEIEYTSGDHEHFEPGFELPLSETYCTAATEAKGPASVSDPRADGYDDVTVNRKFGLKAYLGTYVEVDGDFDRTFFFVSSQSRSEPFSDEERSFNRLLGQWVKYELERRQRERHQRALYEITADADRTFEEKLQALFELGCERFDLELGGLARIDPESDHFEVETISGDHEHLVPGAQVALSETYCRVFVDETDVKGITDPLDSGFQGTLAYEEFGVKAYLGTRLELDDGPDRTLFFVSTEPRERGFSEAERTFHHLMGQWVQYELERSNREEQLESKNERLESFASMLAHELRNPVTIGQIYGQQLPDEADSTAVEHVTDAFDRIENIIDVMLVLTRDREAIDECSSVRLADAAREAWDDVDTPDATLDVGVGCAIPTDETYVRHLFRNLFENSVEHGGSDVTVTVGDLPDGFYVEDDGVGIPESDREDVFEAGYTTASNGGGTGLGLAFVRELADTYGWSCGVTESEAGGVRFEFRNVDADTSDA from the coding sequence ATGAGCCAAGGGACCGACCCCGAGGAGCGGTCCGACGCGTCGCGGGTACAGAGCGGAATCGAGGGACTACGCTGGAGTCCCGCGCTCCGCGGACCGGTCGAACCTCCCCAACACCACGACCACGACGACGAGGTGGCGAACGACCATCTCGCGTCCATCTACACCGACCGGCGCGAGCAGTTCGCGGCGGCCGTGCCGTTCATCGAACAGGGACTCGAACGCGGCGAGCGATGCCTCTACGTCGCAGACGAGAACTCCGAAGAGGCGGTGCTGGCGGCGATGCGAAACCGCGGCGTCGACGTGGACGCCGCCATCGATTCCGGACAGCTCTCCATCCATACGAAGGCGGACACGTACCTCAGAACCGGTGACTTCGACAGGGGCGCGATGGTCGAGTTCTGGGAGGATACCCTCCGGCGAGCGAAGGACGAAGAGGGGTACGCGGGCGTCAGGGCGGCGGCGGAGATGACGTGGGCGCTGGACGGCGACGCGAGCCTCGACGAACTGACCGAGTACGAGGCGATACTCAACACCGTCTACTCCGGCGAGGACTACGCCGTCCTCTGTCAGTACAACCGCGAGCGGTTTCCCCCGGAAGTCGTCCGCGACGTCGTCCGGACCCACCCGCACCTCATCGCCGACAGCACGGTGTACCACAACGTCTACTACACGCCGCCGGAGGAGTACTTCGGTCCCGACGACGCGGCCCGGGAGGTCGACCGGATGATGGGGACGCTCCGGGAGCGGACCGAAGTGAAGACGGAGTTGAAGGAGCGCCAGCGGTACCTGCGCAAGCAGAACGAAATCACGGCCAGTCCGGACCGCACGTTCGAGGAGAAGCTTCAGGCGCTGTTCGAACTCGGCTGCGAGCGCTTCGACCTCGAACTCGGCGCGATGGCCACGGTCGACCCGGAAACCGACCGCTTCGAAATCGAGTACACCAGCGGCGACCACGAGCACTTCGAGCCGGGATTCGAACTCCCGCTGTCGGAAACCTACTGCACCGCCGCCACCGAGGCGAAGGGGCCGGCGAGCGTCTCCGACCCGCGGGCGGACGGGTACGACGACGTCACCGTCAACCGAAAGTTCGGGCTGAAAGCGTACCTCGGCACCTACGTCGAGGTCGACGGCGACTTCGACCGGACGTTCTTCTTCGTCTCCTCGCAGTCCCGTAGCGAACCGTTCTCCGACGAGGAGCGGTCGTTCAACCGACTGTTGGGCCAGTGGGTGAAGTACGAACTCGAACGCCGTCAGCGCGAGCGCCACCAGCGGGCCCTGTACGAGATCACGGCCGACGCCGACCGGACGTTCGAGGAGAAACTCCAGGCGCTGTTCGAACTCGGCTGCGAGCGCTTCGACCTCGAACTCGGCGGACTGGCCCGAATCGACCCGGAGTCCGACCACTTCGAGGTCGAGACCATCAGCGGCGACCACGAGCACCTGGTGCCGGGCGCACAGGTCGCGCTCTCGGAGACGTACTGTCGCGTCTTCGTCGACGAAACCGACGTGAAGGGCATCACCGACCCGCTCGACAGCGGCTTCCAGGGGACGCTGGCGTACGAGGAGTTCGGCGTGAAAGCATACCTCGGGACCCGCCTCGAACTCGACGATGGCCCCGACCGGACGCTCTTTTTCGTCTCGACGGAGCCGCGCGAACGAGGGTTCTCGGAGGCCGAGCGGACGTTCCACCACCTGATGGGCCAGTGGGTGCAGTACGAACTCGAACGCTCAAACCGAGAGGAGCAACTCGAATCCAAGAACGAGCGCCTCGAATCGTTCGCGAGCATGCTCGCCCACGAACTGCGCAACCCCGTCACCATTGGCCAGATTTACGGCCAGCAGTTGCCGGACGAGGCCGACTCAACGGCCGTCGAGCACGTCACGGATGCGTTCGACCGCATCGAGAACATCATCGACGTGATGCTGGTGCTGACCCGCGACCGCGAGGCGATCGACGAGTGTTCGTCGGTCCGACTCGCCGACGCCGCTCGAGAGGCCTGGGACGACGTGGATACCCCCGACGCGACCCTCGACGTCGGGGTCGGGTGCGCGATACCGACCGACGAAACCTACGTCCGCCACCTGTTCCGGAATCTGTTCGAAAACTCCGTCGAACACGGCGGGTCGGACGTCACCGTCACGGTCGGCGACCTGCCGGACGGCTTCTACGTCGAGGACGACGGGGTCGGCATCCCCGAGTCAGACCGCGAGGACGTGTTCGAAGCGGGCTACACGACCGCCTCGAACGGCGGTGGGACCGGACTCGGACTGGCGTTCGTCCGCGAACTCGCCGACACCTACGGCTGGAGTTGCGGCGTGACCGAAAGCGAAGCGGGCGGCGTGCGCTTCGAGTTCCGGAACGTGGACGCCGACACCTCCGACGCGTAG
- a CDS encoding AEC family transporter produces the protein MSLLSALTTAILPVLTVAAVGYALGRAREIEVEALGTVTIYVLTPALVFHSLATSSLSGAVAAKLLVGVGLFTVAMAGVAEGVGRLLGEDEPVLGALVLSSAFPNAGNYGIPLSAFAFPVVGRSTAVLFIAGQSVLMYTVGVYLASRGEDTDFRASVAEVFRLPLVYAVLAAGLARWFGVVPATDTAAMETLKLVGDSAIPVMLLVLGIQLANTRQGAGLSRVGVSNGLKLVVAPLVGVAVAVVLGLAANNSAVARVFVLECGMPAAVTPLILAIEYDDPVDGLSGPEYISTAIFASTLASVVTLTGLIAVLKSGALV, from the coding sequence GTGTCACTCCTCTCGGCGCTGACGACGGCCATCCTCCCCGTCCTCACCGTCGCGGCGGTCGGCTACGCCCTCGGCCGAGCCCGCGAGATCGAGGTCGAAGCGCTGGGGACCGTCACCATCTACGTGCTGACGCCCGCGCTGGTGTTCCACAGCCTCGCCACCTCGTCGCTGTCCGGGGCGGTGGCGGCGAAACTGCTCGTCGGCGTCGGCCTCTTCACCGTCGCGATGGCCGGGGTGGCGGAGGGCGTCGGCCGCCTGCTCGGCGAGGACGAACCGGTGCTGGGCGCGCTGGTGCTCTCCTCTGCGTTCCCCAACGCGGGCAACTACGGCATCCCGCTGTCGGCGTTCGCGTTCCCCGTGGTGGGGCGCTCGACAGCCGTGCTGTTCATCGCGGGCCAGTCGGTGCTGATGTACACCGTCGGGGTCTACCTCGCGTCCCGCGGCGAGGACACCGACTTCCGCGCCTCGGTCGCGGAGGTGTTCCGCCTGCCGCTTGTGTACGCCGTCCTGGCCGCCGGCCTCGCCCGCTGGTTCGGCGTCGTCCCGGCGACCGACACCGCCGCGATGGAGACGCTGAAACTGGTCGGCGACTCCGCCATCCCCGTGATGCTGCTCGTGCTCGGCATCCAGTTGGCCAACACTCGCCAGGGCGCGGGGCTGTCGCGGGTCGGCGTCTCGAACGGACTCAAACTGGTCGTCGCGCCGCTGGTCGGGGTCGCCGTGGCAGTCGTCCTCGGCCTCGCCGCCAACAACTCGGCGGTCGCGCGGGTGTTCGTCCTCGAATGCGGGATGCCCGCCGCGGTCACCCCGCTCATCCTCGCCATCGAGTACGACGACCCGGTCGACGGCCTCTCCGGGCCCGAGTACATCAGCACCGCCATCTTCGCCAGCACCCTCGCCAGCGTCGTCACGCTGACCGGCCTCATCGCCGTGCTGAAGTCGGGCGCGCTGGTCTGA
- a CDS encoding acyltransferase translates to MTKRHVTLPDEMEAGLEAFLGEVDERLSNAGPDEPERTCEVVEEVLVDLHGDRDAYDRWQAGESVSPAERVRLQSYDPCNATLESEYYAEKNEEKFRRSKHLQWLWRQFDATPMADNVEFALRFRRMLADHLFADCGDNCRFFKGISFTYGHNIEVGDNTVIHDDVHLDDRGKLTIGDRVSISDDAHVYSHDHDVIDQTAIENYHTVIEDDVRLTYDTMVRAGVKLGENSVVGAKSVVQNDVPAHHIAVGSPAKSVKIKPGWEDVAEPLDAEVETDKEARKIEYELPDDLDVFDEFGRDLRPPE, encoded by the coding sequence ATGACCAAACGACACGTAACTCTCCCGGACGAGATGGAGGCCGGACTCGAAGCGTTCCTCGGCGAGGTCGACGAGCGCCTGTCGAACGCGGGCCCGGACGAACCCGAGCGGACGTGCGAAGTGGTCGAGGAGGTGCTGGTCGACCTCCACGGCGACCGCGACGCCTACGACCGCTGGCAGGCCGGCGAGTCGGTTTCGCCCGCCGAGCGCGTGCGCCTCCAGAGCTACGACCCCTGCAACGCCACGCTGGAGAGCGAGTACTACGCCGAGAAGAACGAGGAGAAGTTCCGGCGCTCGAAGCACCTCCAGTGGCTCTGGCGGCAGTTCGACGCCACGCCGATGGCCGACAACGTCGAGTTCGCCCTGCGCTTCCGCCGGATGCTCGCCGACCACCTCTTCGCCGACTGCGGGGACAACTGCCGGTTCTTCAAGGGCATCTCGTTTACCTACGGCCACAACATCGAGGTCGGGGACAACACGGTCATCCACGACGACGTCCATCTGGACGACCGCGGAAAACTCACCATCGGCGACCGGGTGTCCATCTCCGACGACGCCCACGTCTACAGCCACGACCACGACGTAATCGACCAGACCGCCATCGAGAACTACCACACCGTCATCGAGGACGACGTGCGCCTGACCTACGACACGATGGTCCGGGCGGGCGTGAAACTCGGTGAGAACTCGGTGGTCGGCGCGAAGTCGGTCGTCCAGAACGACGTGCCCGCCCACCACATCGCCGTCGGGTCGCCCGCCAAGAGCGTCAAGATAAAGCCCGGGTGGGAGGACGTCGCCGAACCGCTGGACGCGGAGGTCGAAACCGACAAGGAGGCCCGGAAGATCGAGTACGAACTCCCGGACGACCTGGACGTCTTCGACGAGTTCGGACGCGATTTGCGTCCGCCGGAGTAG
- a CDS encoding site-2 protease family protein encodes MNDTLVWVLVGIALYWLGALYLDSQGLLPAYVGTQGPILTIHTKRGKQLLNLLARPKRFWRAWGNFGLGIALVVMVGTFLLLVVQAVSVIQNPPAPSVATQPRNVLVIPGVNQFLPLSVAPEIMFGLLVGLVVHEGGHAIMCRVEDIEIESMGIAALAILPVGAFVEPDEESRREADRGSQSRMFAAGVTNNFAIVLVSFLLLFGPVVGSIAVAPGAAVGGVMPGSAADGKLQAGDRIVAVNGQAVESNEDLGRTLSTVEGRTVSVELAGGGTASIRRSLLIAGIYTNSPFAGTLDKGDTIAAVNGTNVHTEEGFYDAVADRKVATLRTENGTTATGPVGALVTVQSSGPSAKAGLPTSGTVVVTEIDGERITNSSDLSATLDRRRPEQTVTVEAYVNGTPRTYDVTLGQNANGEAIMGVYVMQGTSGITLSSFGVQLYPAAQYLSLLGGQFGNFAGGSLGPVASFLSGMLGVLLLPFASVSLQTTYNFAGFVAWNGGFYTAAGGPLSFLGDWGLFLFANVLFWTGWVNLNLGFFNCIPAFPLDGGHILRMSTEAIVSRLPTNQGRELTTMVTTTIGLVMLVSLLLMVFGPQLLSG; translated from the coding sequence ATGAACGACACCCTCGTGTGGGTACTCGTCGGGATCGCGCTGTACTGGCTCGGAGCGCTGTATCTCGACTCACAGGGGCTGCTTCCGGCGTACGTCGGAACCCAGGGGCCGATTCTGACGATTCACACCAAGCGCGGCAAGCAGCTGTTGAACTTGCTCGCGCGCCCGAAGCGCTTCTGGCGGGCGTGGGGGAACTTCGGCCTCGGCATCGCGCTCGTCGTGATGGTCGGGACGTTCCTCCTGCTCGTGGTTCAGGCGGTTTCGGTCATCCAGAATCCCCCCGCGCCGTCGGTCGCCACCCAGCCGCGTAACGTCCTAGTCATCCCCGGCGTCAACCAGTTCCTCCCGCTGTCGGTCGCGCCCGAAATCATGTTCGGCCTGCTCGTCGGCCTCGTCGTCCACGAAGGTGGTCACGCCATCATGTGCAGGGTCGAGGACATCGAGATCGAGTCGATGGGCATCGCGGCGCTCGCCATCCTCCCGGTCGGCGCGTTCGTCGAACCGGACGAAGAGAGCAGGCGGGAGGCCGACCGCGGGAGCCAGAGCCGGATGTTCGCCGCGGGCGTGACGAACAACTTCGCGATTGTGCTGGTTTCGTTCTTGCTACTCTTCGGTCCCGTCGTCGGTTCCATCGCGGTCGCGCCCGGCGCGGCCGTCGGGGGCGTCATGCCGGGGTCGGCCGCCGACGGAAAGCTCCAGGCCGGCGACCGCATCGTCGCGGTGAACGGGCAGGCGGTCGAGAGCAACGAGGACCTCGGTCGGACGCTCTCGACCGTCGAGGGCCGGACGGTTTCGGTCGAACTGGCGGGCGGCGGAACCGCGAGCATTCGGCGCTCGTTGCTGATCGCCGGCATCTACACGAACTCGCCGTTCGCCGGCACGCTCGACAAGGGCGACACCATCGCCGCCGTCAACGGGACGAACGTCCACACCGAAGAGGGCTTCTACGACGCCGTCGCCGACCGGAAGGTGGCGACGCTCCGGACCGAGAACGGAACGACCGCGACCGGACCCGTCGGCGCGCTCGTGACCGTCCAGTCGAGCGGCCCGAGCGCGAAGGCGGGCCTGCCGACCTCGGGGACGGTGGTCGTGACCGAGATAGACGGCGAGCGCATCACCAACTCGTCGGACCTGAGCGCCACGCTCGACCGACGTCGGCCGGAACAGACGGTCACCGTCGAGGCCTACGTCAACGGCACGCCCCGGACCTACGACGTGACGCTCGGCCAGAACGCCAACGGCGAGGCCATCATGGGCGTCTACGTCATGCAGGGGACCAGCGGCATCACCCTCAGCAGTTTCGGCGTCCAACTCTACCCGGCCGCGCAGTACCTCTCGCTGTTGGGCGGGCAGTTTGGTAACTTCGCTGGCGGGAGCCTCGGCCCCGTGGCCTCGTTCCTCTCGGGCATGCTCGGCGTCCTGTTGTTGCCGTTTGCCAGCGTCTCGCTCCAGACCACGTACAACTTCGCCGGCTTCGTGGCGTGGAACGGCGGCTTCTACACCGCCGCGGGCGGGCCGCTGTCGTTCCTCGGCGACTGGGGGCTGTTCCTGTTCGCCAACGTTCTGTTCTGGACCGGGTGGGTCAACCTCAACCTCGGGTTCTTCAATTGCATCCCGGCGTTCCCGCTCGACGGCGGCCACATCCTCCGGATGAGCACGGAGGCCATCGTCTCGCGGCTCCCGACGAACCAGGGCCGCGAACTCACGACGATGGTCACGACGACCATCGGCCTCGTGATGCTGGTGAGCCTGTTGCTGATGGTGTTCGGGCCGCAGTTGTTGTCCGGGTGA
- a CDS encoding helix-turn-helix transcriptional regulator produces the protein MRKSGPPKGLISYLVLELLDEKPRYGYEILKEIREISGGHWEPSYGSVYPILYKFEEKGWAERIERADEPDRKYFELTDAGREELAEKRRESGGKARDFADVILGFYHVFAAFATDDRFEVEDRDDEWRFDEEFSAWIVEQLIRHYERDFGDFERVPDTPEEFYERMGLDGEE, from the coding sequence ATGCGGAAGAGCGGCCCGCCGAAAGGGCTCATCTCGTACCTCGTGCTCGAACTGCTCGACGAGAAGCCGCGATACGGGTACGAGATACTCAAGGAGATACGCGAGATAAGCGGCGGGCACTGGGAGCCCTCCTACGGGTCGGTCTACCCGATTCTCTACAAGTTCGAGGAGAAGGGCTGGGCCGAGCGCATCGAGCGCGCGGACGAACCCGACCGCAAGTACTTCGAACTCACCGACGCGGGCCGCGAGGAACTCGCCGAGAAGCGCCGCGAGAGCGGCGGGAAGGCCCGCGACTTCGCCGACGTCATCCTGGGTTTCTACCACGTCTTCGCGGCGTTCGCCACCGACGACCGCTTCGAGGTCGAGGACCGCGACGACGAGTGGCGCTTCGACGAGGAGTTCAGCGCCTGGATCGTCGAACAGCTAATTCGCCACTACGAGCGCGACTTCGGCGACTTCGAGCGCGTTCCGGACACGCCGGAGGAGTTCTACGAGCGGATGGGACTCGACGGCGAGGAGTGA
- a CDS encoding nuclear transport factor 2 family protein translates to MSEETVRAYYDAIDAKDFETFADCFAPDVVHERPDRTIEGRETLVGFMRDDRPQKDTSHEVRRVFAGAGSSGAGGTDGDEIDGDGGAVAVEGRLLDSGGEPLFSFADVFDLEDGRIVRIRTYTH, encoded by the coding sequence ATGAGCGAAGAGACCGTGCGGGCCTACTACGACGCCATCGACGCGAAGGACTTCGAGACGTTCGCCGACTGCTTCGCGCCCGACGTGGTCCACGAGCGCCCCGACCGCACCATCGAGGGTCGCGAGACGCTGGTCGGATTTATGCGCGACGACCGGCCGCAGAAGGACACGTCCCACGAGGTCCGGCGCGTGTTCGCGGGCGCAGGCAGCAGCGGAGCAGGCGGGACCGACGGCGACGAAATCGACGGCGACGGCGGTGCCGTCGCCGTCGAGGGACGACTGCTCGACTCCGGGGGCGAACCGCTGTTCTCGTTCGCCGACGTCTTCGACCTCGAAGACGGTCGAATCGTCCGGATTCGAACCTACACGCACTAA
- a CDS encoding heme-binding protein, with protein sequence MTRKPPATNEGWYALHDFRTVDWDAWRDAPERVRERALGEGTGFLRAHEDVTDAEDGSSAVFTVLGHKADLLVLHFRPEVSQLDTAERAFEDTAFAEFTERTGSYVSVTEVGGYNSEEMTKEPSEIEDTGLARYAESKLYPQIPDAEFVCFYPMNKRRQPDQNWYDLPFDERADMLDTHGEIGKTYAGKVKQIITGSIGMDDFEWGVDLFGDDPTDIKELLYELRFDESSSKYAEFGTFYFGRRFPPEDLPAFMAGETVPAEAGGAGGHPHGESESHHAHGEGEGSHHGSGGHHGDSGGHHGESGHGADDDSDSGSIRGELEDLDIYAGQPHGEDVYAMVLYSEADPEELFEEVSGLRKNFDHYDTHVKTAVYQSETDPEDGRAAVVSIWETQSAADTAGGFLADLPGIVARAGEESGFGTMGMFYTTKPEHREDFVEKFETVGGVLADTEGHVDTDLLVNREEENDMFIASQWESKEDAMGFFRSDAFSDTVSWGRDVLADRPRHVFLA encoded by the coding sequence ATGACGAGAAAGCCACCGGCGACGAACGAAGGCTGGTACGCGCTACACGACTTCCGGACCGTGGACTGGGACGCGTGGCGCGACGCCCCCGAGCGAGTTCGGGAGCGCGCGCTCGGAGAGGGGACGGGATTCCTCCGGGCGCACGAGGACGTGACCGACGCCGAGGACGGCTCCTCGGCAGTCTTCACCGTCTTGGGCCACAAGGCCGACCTGCTCGTCCTGCACTTCCGGCCGGAGGTCTCGCAACTCGACACGGCCGAGCGGGCCTTCGAGGACACCGCGTTCGCGGAGTTCACCGAGCGCACCGGCTCGTACGTCTCGGTGACGGAGGTCGGCGGCTACAACTCCGAGGAGATGACCAAGGAACCCTCGGAGATAGAGGACACCGGGCTGGCCCGGTACGCCGAGAGCAAGCTCTACCCCCAGATCCCGGACGCCGAGTTCGTCTGCTTCTACCCGATGAACAAGCGCCGCCAGCCGGACCAGAACTGGTACGACCTGCCGTTCGACGAGCGCGCCGACATGCTCGACACCCACGGCGAGATCGGCAAGACCTACGCCGGCAAGGTCAAGCAGATAATCACCGGCTCCATCGGGATGGACGACTTCGAGTGGGGCGTCGACCTGTTCGGCGACGACCCGACCGATATCAAGGAACTGCTGTACGAACTCCGGTTCGACGAGAGCAGTTCGAAGTACGCCGAGTTCGGCACGTTCTACTTCGGCCGGCGGTTCCCGCCCGAGGACCTTCCGGCGTTCATGGCCGGCGAGACGGTGCCCGCCGAGGCGGGCGGAGCGGGCGGCCACCCCCACGGCGAGTCCGAGAGTCACCACGCCCACGGCGAGGGCGAGGGGAGCCACCACGGCTCCGGCGGCCATCACGGCGACTCGGGTGGTCACCACGGAGAGTCGGGACACGGCGCGGACGACGACTCCGACTCGGGGAGCATCCGCGGCGAACTCGAAGACCTCGACATCTACGCCGGTCAGCCCCACGGTGAGGACGTGTACGCGATGGTGCTGTACTCCGAAGCCGACCCCGAGGAACTGTTCGAGGAGGTTTCGGGCCTGCGGAAGAACTTCGACCACTACGACACCCACGTCAAGACCGCCGTCTACCAGAGTGAAACCGACCCCGAAGACGGCCGGGCGGCCGTCGTGAGCATCTGGGAGACCCAGAGCGCCGCCGACACCGCCGGCGGCTTCCTCGCGGACCTCCCCGGAATCGTCGCCAGAGCGGGCGAAGAGAGCGGCTTCGGCACGATGGGGATGTTCTACACCACCAAGCCCGAACACCGCGAGGACTTCGTCGAGAAGTTCGAAACCGTCGGCGGCGTGCTCGCCGACACCGAGGGCCACGTCGATACCGACCTGCTGGTCAACCGCGAGGAGGAGAACGACATGTTCATCGCCAGCCAGTGGGAGTCGAAGGAGGACGCGATGGGCTTCTTCCGGAGCGACGCCTTCAGCGACACCGTCTCGTGGGGCCGGGACGTGCTGGCCGACCGGCCGCGCCACGTCTTCTTGGCCTGA